From the genome of Solanum lycopersicum chromosome 12, SLM_r2.1:
ttatacacataaatttatGCTCAATATGGAAAGTGTTGGAAACGATAACATGAATGAGTCCTTGCTTGGATACACGTGCAACGCATGTAcccaaaaactattttttttttaaaaaaaacaagccTAAATTAAGGGGAAGTTTATTTATACACAccattctttaaaataaatttggaacTTTTTGGTCACCTTGATTCAATGACTCAATGGCATCGTTTACCTAATTTTAAGATGAGGGATCACATAAGCACAAATAAGAAGTGGAGAAAAAATGGACCTGAGATGTCCTATGTAAACGGAAAACGGTCAGGTATTGAATTAACGGTGCACAACATGCAATAATAACTGAAACTTCCTAATACTTACATCTCACTATCAAATATTCATGACACTATTTTCCAATAATAGCAATAAATAAAGATGTTGTTTTCTGAATAAGAAGCTGCACAATTTAATTTATGCCTTCACAGGTTCTTTTCTGTTTCTCCTCTTCCTTCAGAATATCagttgtttaaaaaaaaaaatctatttgttattttagcttTATTCATTCATGGGTATCCTagattttttgttcttgatttcCATATTTGGTACGATTAATTAATTGTGTCACTATCTCATTTAAAAGATTATATTGTTAACAGAACGACAACGCTTGGGcctatattattatattttgtttaggAGTGAGGGTGAAGCTCCAACGCTTGACCTTGCTCTGGTATCATGTTATTTTGTGACCATCTTATGATAAAAGTGGAGATTCTTTGAGTCTCAACTTTGAAGGGCAAGATTAATATTGACATTATTGTATATTGGGTGttgaaattagttattttaattgcaatttgattaattactaTAGTACTAAATTCATTAATTATGTACAtttgataattattaattttaccaTAAGTTGTAATCTTCACTTCAATAAAGTGcactttatttctttcttttcgcTTCAAGATTAAACCTACTACTTGGGGTAGTTTGGTAGCTGGTATGGATGCGAGTTATGCAAGACCTGATTGTTGCACAAATAATACCACATTTGGTAACTCATTAGGAGATAAGCTATTCATCTATAAAATTAATATGGTGTTTGGTTTGCAGTTTAGAAATCCATACAACTATAATACATGTATAAGTTACGAGCGAATTTGTGTATTTTTGTAGACAGGATAGAAGGTGGaattaaatataatacatgaataacATACATGACTAACCagctaccaaacgaccccttagtCTACAAGTGAATACAAGGATTTCTTGCTTTTCGCTTCATTCAGTGATGGTCTAAACATTGATGAAAGATTGCAGTGAGGTATATTTGAGTTGAGCATATAGATGAAACAATCACAGACTGTTTCGCTTGTTATGACCTTCTTGATTTGAGCATTTCTACTTTATATATGTGATGCAGATATCTTCCGAATTGAATGTTGAGCACTAGTTTACCATCATGAACTCTATCCTGGATCGCGTAGCCAAAGATTATGGTAGACGGAACAACTCAAGTGTGTATAGTAGTGGGGACGTCTTTGAGCCTTTGTCAAGTGGTAATGGTGAGGATGAAGGGACAAACCATTTATTCCATATAGGCTGATCAAACTCTTGATCTGGCTAATTCCCCTGACTGTGCTTTATTGTTTCTACAGCTAAGCAACGGGCAAAATTGGTAGAATGGTTTAATAGTGTTCTTCCTCACTTGAGTTTGCCAATAAATGCTTCTGATGAGGATTTACGAGCATTGTTGGTTGATGGTTCTGTCTTATGCCAATTATTGAATAAGTTGAAACCAGGTTCTGTACCTGAGgtagtttataatattttgattttacaGTATGCTGGAGTAATTATGTCTTTGTTTGTTGATTTAACTCTATCTTTTCTTCTAGTGTGGTGGTACAGTACATTCTCCACAGCTACGTTCAGAAAATATTAGAAGGTTTTTGTCTGCTATGGATGAAATGGGCTTGCCCAGGTTCTACATATCAGACTTGGAACAGGTTCTCATGTCATAACTAACTCATGTAGTTCATTTCTACTTATGATTATAGGAAGTCCTTGTTCTCCCGTTTGGCTATTTGAAgttaaaacttgaaaatttgagGCTTTAAAGTTGTGTTTGGACATGCATTTTACTTGGGGAAGTCTCAAAAATACAACAGGTCCGAGCCCACTTGAAATTTCATGGtcaaacaaatatttgaagataaaaaaatCTGATCCCGAATATATGGCCAGACGCTAGCTTAACTCTGCAGGCCATTTGAGTTGTATAACTTTTTCCATTTGTAGAAAAGTGTTATCCTGCATTACTTGCATTTAGTTAATTGCcatctatttttcattttagatGTATTAACAATGATGAATTGTCCAGGGTTCCATGAAGATAGTACTGGAAAGCCTTTTAACACTTCGGGCAGAATTTAAGCTGAATGATGGAGGATACAATTCGAGCACAGTATTATCCAGTAAATATGGGGCTGATGCAAGCAGAAGATGGAAAGTGTTGGATGAAAATTCGGGATGTGGTGATGTTTCATACATAGAagaattttcatcaagaactcacTCTACCCCATCCCCACGAGAACGGATGAAGACAGGTTCAGATTCAAAATTCCAGCGAGTGTTGAGAAGTCCTGTAGCGACAGGTATTGATGTAATATGCAACATAAAAACATGTCTACAGATTGTATAGCCGTTTGCTATTTTATTTGCAATCATTAATGCTCTTTTGCTCTTCTTGGGTTTTAAGAACTTAAGAAATTGTTAAATTAGGTAAATAACTCTTTGCTCTTGCTACTTCTCCAAACTCCACATGTCATGTCTTCATTCTGAACTTCGTAGAGCCATCAGCCGCTTTAATACACCACGTCGGACATAGGTTCCATGAAGTATTTCAGCTTAAACAAGGGAGCCACTCTGAAATTCCTGCTGCAAGGATTTCGGAAATGATGAGATCTAACAGTTTGAATGTTAGTAAAAAGTTCCACCCTCCCTTTTGTCAATGAAGCTATCTTGCTACTTGCATaagttttattcataatttgagTTTGTACTTGTTCCACtcatttcattctttattttcaGATTGCCCCAACGCAGTCACTTCTAAGTGTTGTAAATGGGATTCTTGATGAAAGCGTTGAGAGGAAGAATGGAGAGATACCTCAAGTCTGCACTTAATTTGCATATGACTTTTGGAATTTCTATTCTATATGATCTAACATTAATTGGATGTCTAAATCTTTCAGCGTGTAGCGTGCCTATTGAGAAAAGTGGTGCAAGAAATTGAGCGGCGGATATCTACTCAAGCTGAACATCTTAGAGCGGTACAATATGTAACTGACCAGCTGTAttctcaatttctcttttcaatggatttatttcatattatttttctttctgtgCCTGCAgcaaagcaatctattcaagtCTCGTGAAGAGAAATACCAGTCAAGGATCAGAATCATGGAAGACCTTGCAACTGGGACTAGTGAAGAGACACAGGTAGTTATGGACTTCACATTCTAGGAAAAGTTCAAAGTTTGCGATTATTACGCTTCCACAATTACTGCCTTTACACGTCCACCTCTTCTGCATTTCAGATTGTCATGAACCAGCTTCATCAGATTAAGGTAATTTTCCAGTTTTCTTTCCGCCGCATTGCTAGCTCAATGTTCAGTAAGTTCTTCTTTAATTTCGTATGCTTTTACACTTACTATATCACACGAACCAGATATCCTGAAAATTAAACCAGCTATGCTTTATCCTATTTCTTCCTCTCATGATTGAGGACATTATCATTACTTTCTCAGATTAACAGTACTCTCTATTGCTTCTGTATAGAAGTGTCGTGTATAATTTGTTTGTTAATCTTGTCAAGTGAAATCCGTTATTGACtgtgttgaatgccttgaatccgTTATTGAcctgtcaattctgtatgttgggcccaagcctgttagggcgtagcttagcaatatatatgtatagacgctatggcaaaccccatattgtaattctgtttttgcctctccataataaaaccgctccctctcttcccgtggacgtagccaatttattggtgaaccacgtaaatctgttgtcttgtttttcgcgtttatattttctcgtattatctcaaattccccACAACAGACTGCAAAGAATATGATGCTAGAATCTAGGTACTTCCAAAAAATTCAGCTCCATCATTTTTCTCTACAATCTTCAGTTTTactatttctttgtttttgaaatCGCATGCAGAATGAGAAGAGCAAAgcagaagagaagaagaaaattgagGAGCAGGATGTGTCTATATTGAAAGAGAAGGACGATCAAATTGCCGCATTGAAGCAAGAACTGGAAATGGCTATGAAGTCCTATGAATTGAAAGAGAATGAAGATCATGGTAAAAGAATCACAGCATTGAAGAAAGAGCTGGAAGTAGTTAAGAAATCATATGAATCGAAAGAGAAGGaagataataaagaaattacaGCTTTGAAGCAAGAAATGGGAACACTTAAGAAATCATATGAATTGAAACAGAAGGAAGATAATAGTCAAGAAATCACAGCTTTGAAGCAAGAATTGGAAATAGTTAAGAAATCGTATGAATTGAAAGGGAAGGAAGCTAATAGTCAAGAAATCACAGCTTTAAAGCAAGAACTGGAAATAGTTAAGAAATCGTATGAATCGAAAGAGAAGgaaaaacataaacaagaaaTCACAGCTTTGAAGCAAGAATTAGAAACAGTTAAGAACTCGTATAAATCGAATGAGAAGGAAGATCATAGGCGAGAAATCGCAGATTTGAAGCAAGAAATGGAAATAGCTAAAAGATTGTATGAACAACACACCctagaaatgaaagaaaaggcTACAAAAGCTCAACAAGAACTTGAGGAGAAGTTGAAGGAGGCCATGAGCCTTTTGACAGAATCAAGAAATAGGATAAAGGAACTTGAGACATTTATTGAATCACAATCTCGCAGTTGGAcgaagaaggagcatatttacCAAATATTTACAGAATTCCATCTGGGCGCACTGCGTGTATGCTTGATCTCATTtcttcttttcaaatttttcctaACATGTCATTTATGTAGAACGTATGACTTGGACCTCCATGATTGTTCAGGAACTGAAATTTTCTTCTCAGTCAATAAGGCAAGAACTGGTGAAAACTCAGCAGAGCTACGGAGAGGAATTCAATCAACTAGGTCATTTCAGCTGCTTGAAGTGTTATACTAATGTTGTTTACTGAAGGCCGTATAAGTATAAGATAGCAAGACAAGTTTTAACATGGACTTATGGATTTTCCTCATGAAATCAAATTTCGATTACAGGTGCAAAAGTTACAGCACTTGGACATGCAGCTGCAAACTACTCTGCACTCCTTGCTGAGAATCGCAAACTGCACAATGAGGTGCAGGAGCTAAAAGGTGTGATAACATAGTGATCTTCATAATTTTGAGGACCGAAAATTAAACACCGTTCTTGTTCATCTACTTACGTTTATTTTCCAATTAGGAAATATCAGAGTATATTGTCGAATTAGGCCATTCCTTCGTGGACAGAAGGAAAAGCAATCAGTTGTTGAATACATTGGAGAAAATGGAGAGCTGATTATTGTAAATCCTTCCAAACAAGGAAAGGAAGGCCGCAGGTCTTTCAAGTTTAATAAGGTCTATAATCCAGCTGCAACACAAGGTTTTCAGATTCTTccatattatgaattcttatatctctATTCTGCATAATGAATTCCAATATATATTCACCTTCCTACTCTTCTACAGCTGATGTATATTCAGATATTCAGCCATTAATACAGTCCGTGCTTGACGGATATAATGTGTGTATATTTGCCTATGGTCAGACTGGATCAGGGAAAACATACACCATGGTAAATGAACTTTGGTATCtaaatttgttaaatatgtTAAAGTTGTTTTACTTTCCTGAAGTCAAACTTAATTGACCTACAGACTGGCCCAGACAAAGCAACCGAGGAGAATTGGGGTGTCAATTATCGAGCTTTAAATGATATTTTCAGAATTTCTCAAACGAGAGTGAACACCTTCACATATGAAATTACAGTTCAAATGATGGAAATATATAACGAACAAGTTCGTGACTTACTCTCAAGTGATGGTTCACCAAGGAAATATCCTTTTATATTCTGCATGGTATCTACTTTGTTACTTTCAAACATCAAATGATCGACCAGTCTGAAATCTTCTACAGTTTTGATTCTTCCTTCCTTCCTCTTTGCTGTTACTGCTTTGTCTtgcattttcaatttatttccaaaatgaCCATCTCAGATTTGCTTATAACATGCATCCGGTTAACTGTTTTCCTTGATTTGCACACACTTGGGATAGTGTCCGCCCCCCAGCCTAACGGATTAGCTGTTCCAGAAGCAAGCATGCATACAGTAAACAAGACCTCTGATGTCTTAAATTTGATGGATATTGGACTAAGAAATCGAGCAAGAGGTTCCACTGCAATGAATGAAAGAAGTAGTCGATCGCACAGGTTCCGTATAACAACTCTACAGAGTTCATCTACATACTTTGAAGTTTGAAGTACATATCTTGTCTTTTTTGTTATGAGTGATTTACTATATCATACTGAGATTAGCTGCAATATGTGCACAGTGTTGTCACTATTCATGTTCGTGGGATGGATATTAAGAGTGGTTCATCCATGCGTAGTAGTCTTCATTTGGTGGACCTTGCTGGAAGTGAAAGAGTCGACCGCTCTGAGGTGACTGGCGATAGACTGAAAGAGGCGCAGCATATAAATAAGTCATTATCTGCCCTTGGAGATGTCATTTATTCTTTGGCACAAAAGAATGCCCATGTCCCATACAGAAACAGCAAGCTGACTCAAGTCCTTCAGACTTCATTAGgtactcttttttatttatccCCTACCTGAATGTTAGTGCTATTCTACAGAATTAATTCATTCCTGAATAAAGTGATCCATGCACAATCAGCAAACAAGTGGGAGCTAGTCTCCGAAGTCTCTGAGACATATCTCACACAGACAGACTGTGGAGGAACAAGAATTTTCACTAGTAGGggtcaaaatataaagaagtaaatCCTCGAAGAAGTGAAGGGACGTCAGTATGTCAGATATAtacactaaaaatatttttacctgGTCACAAAGTTTAATTTTCTGAGTTAGGGTGTCGATTGAAACCCCTTATGTACATGTGACGCCAGCACTGCAGACAGCATCGATCATCCACTTGCATCTTTAGTATAACGAGTCTAAGCAGCATCCCCTAAAGTGCTAAACACAGTATAACTTTATGCCTTGGCTGGGCTACATATGTCCACACAAGATCTGCAACGTCCAGATCTTCCTTTGCTCCCCCATAAGATGTTAATAACTACTAGTGATGAAGAATAGCAGAATACTCCTTTAGCAGTTAATACCGTATGACCATCCTATCCTTCAAAGAGTTGATTTTCCTCCGGTAAAAACTACTACCCAGTGGAGCTTTATGTCCCTAGATACTATCgtcatttttcatataaatcaCATAGACAGCATCTTATCCATAGTGCATTCTTACCCACAACTAGCTTCCAAAGTAACTTCCCCACTGAATCTACATTCCAAGTTCTGCGTTCTTTCACATTTAAGTCCTCTATTCTTTCGTAGACAAACTTTGTCCCAAGAGACGACACATGGTTTCCTCGGTCCTTCTGAGATCCCGCACATATATTCCCTGCACTTTCTATCCACCTATTTCAATATGCTCTGCGGCAAGATAAAGGCAGATCCCCAAAGCTATGTATAGAGAAAAACGCAGCATTCAGAACTTGAAATCTTCCTGCATAGGATAATTGTTTAGCATAAGCAGTACTAAGCATGCTTGTAATCTTGTCAATTAGTTATTGACACACTAACTGTTTACACTTCTTAGAGGATATAGGCAGTGCCAAATATCTTATTGGAAATAGCCCTAGAGTGTAACCAGCAATATATCCTTGATTTGGTCAGTAGATCCCACTATATAGATACTAGACTTCTCAAAATTTGCAATCAAACATATGTAACCAGCAATATATCCTTCATTTGGTCAGAAGATCCAACTATAAAGATGCTAGACGTCTCAAAATTTGCAATCAAACATATGGCTGCACTCAATTGTTCCACTGCTTCCCTCGCCCTTAGCATAGAGTGTTCCTCTCTGTTGCAAAATACCATTAGATCATCAGCAAAAATTGAGTCAGTTTTACAATCTTGCACATGGGGTGATATTCAAGTCAGGCAACTGGTACAATACATTACAACATGAAATTGGTCTATGTTGGCTAGCACTGTCAGGACAGTCAACCTTTGGAATAAGGGCAGTATTAGTAGAGTTAATCAGGACAGTCTTTTGATTGCTTCAGAAACAATTGAGCATGAATCATAAGCAAGTGCATCGGAGGTATTTCAATGAAAAATAGAATATGTTTTGGTTGAGAACCTCCAATATGGTTCCGAAATAGATTTTGGCCACACTAGGTAGTTTCTATCTCCCTGCAATATTATCTTTTACATCTCGGGTACTTATCTGATGACTAGTCTTGCTTATTTAGTACTGAACTATTTGTTGGAATTTTGACCCCCAATTTTTCCTAAGGAATAGGTTTATTCTATATGTTCCTTTGCATATGAGTTACGTTTTGTgaagcaaataaaataataaaataatattttatcgcGGAAAACCGCAACTCTCAAGGGTAAAAACCATGACCTACACTTCTATAGGATTTAACTCCACTTTACTAAACTTCAAGtctcaacaaaagattacaaaGTTATGTAACCTAAGGAACTATAAACTATAATTCCtaaaggaattataaactctaattccaagctaagaaattataaactctaatttctagctACCCGAAAACACAAAAAACCCCGGttttatatcttctaatgtTCTTCAAGTTCCACAACTTGTCGAACAACTTCTGCTCACAAGACTCAGATTATaatcaaaactcttaattacaatcttacaattttttctcACAAATTGCAATACTCCCAATAAATCTCAAGAGTCTCTCAACctcttgatcgtgttttgatcttctctctatgtaagtgcGCAATTATTCTGAAGCGAGGCGCTATTTATAGATTTGGACTTGAATCCAAAACCTATTTCACCTAGAAATCCTATTTGTGTCTGCTTCCTTTTTCTCATGAAACTTAGAAGCTCACGCGTAGGATTCCTACATTGTGCGGAACTCGTCTTCGCCGCATCTTCAACTccttcttcaactttaactttgcTGCATCAAATCTTTGTTGAATTGTTGAACTCAACTTTGGACTTTGTTTCCACCCTTTGTCGCTGGAAAATTGTCACTGGAACAAAACCTTGTAGCATTAGGTCTTCTCTTTGtactttacattgaaagaaaattcCTTGCGTGATTTTCCTTATTTAGCTTAGGAAAACAGATTTTCCTTATTTAGCTTAGGAAAAAGTCTGCATTCTACATAGTTTTCCTtagttaaataagaaaacattattGAACGCTAACGCTTTGTTTCACTAAAACGTGTAATCCTATTCAAACTTAAATTCGCTGGAACATATTCGATGGAACATGTTGACGTTACCTTTTCGATACAAATTTGCCATCTTTCAAAATACCATGAGTTTAACACTATTTATTTATGATGTTTGAGTACCCTCTAGGATATAAATTTATCCAACATTTGCAATTCTGCAATAAGTTCAAATGGATCGTTATATCCCCGGCTGTTGACActtgcatatatttttattttgttatacaGGTGGTCAAGCAAAGACACTTATGTTTGTACAGCTTAATCCTGAAGTTGGTTCACATTCAGAAACCACCAGCACATTAAAATTTGCTGAAAGAGCATCCAGAGTAGAGCTAGGTGCTGCTCGAAGTAGTAAAGAGGGCAGGGATGTAAGAGATTTAATGGAGCAGGTgttcttttaactttaaatgCTTATTAGTAACTGCTAGAACTGACATTATTATATGCTTCCTCGTTAACTAACTTGTAACTATCTCAGTCTAATTATTAAGGTATTGTCTATTTTGGACCTAGACCTGCACAAATTTGTCCCTTCGATTTTAACCCAAAAGGAGcctcaacaatttttttaactcaTTCTTATAATGTCCTTAACTTTCTACTCCCGATCCACCTAAGGTGTAATGTGTTCCTCAACTTTCTGTTGGGAAAACGCGGACgagcaaaaaaatatatatggtaaaagtaatggaaataaaatgagaaaataacgacaccaagaattttatgtggaaacccttctgaataagggaaaaaatcacgggccaagaggagcaattgatattactatagtaaggaattttacactgtgtagtcacgaatacaatactcaaagtgactactacacactcaaaaggaacaacactcttttggtttccgtcttactaaaatatcgctcacactctatttttcttcacagactattttcttatatggtCTACgaaatacctcactttgctctcaaaatgggttttctctctaacttggtgtatTCTACAAagagcaagaatgctctatttataaaaggataaaaccatgtctatgtcactaatgacatatgtaaatatagcaaagtcaagaatggttgcgaatcttaccaatttgtcaaccaccaaatcttttattttcaactccaattactattcctttttaacaattgcttgtaccaattgaatagctaaagtttaataaaaaatgggatggattcaaTAAATCTCCCCCTCTAGTCCTAATTACTGGAAGAAGGTATCTTCAACTTTTTTAGAGAGAGATCATACCCacaagttctttgcataactCAAACTTGTCTTTCGGTATCATCTTGGTCAGCATATCT
Proteins encoded in this window:
- the LOC101262090 gene encoding kinesin-like protein KIN-14P, translated to MNSILDRVAKDYGRRNNSSVYSSGDVFEPLSSGNAKQRAKLVEWFNSVLPHLSLPINASDEDLRALLVDGSVLCQLLNKLKPGSVPECGGTVHSPQLRSENIRRFLSAMDEMGLPRFYISDLEQGSMKIVLESLLTLRAEFKLNDGGYNSSTVLSSKYGADASRRWKVLDENSGCGDVSYIEEFSSRTHSTPSPRERMKTGSDSKFQRVLRSPVATEPSAALIHHVGHRFHEVFQLKQGSHSEIPAARISEMMRSNSLNIAPTQSLLSVVNGILDESVERKNGEIPQRVACLLRKVVQEIERRISTQAEHLRAQSNLFKSREEKYQSRIRIMEDLATGTSEETQIVMNQLHQIKNEKSKAEEKKKIEEQDVSILKEKDDQIAALKQELEMAMKSYELKENEDHGKRITALKKELEVVKKSYESKEKEDNKEITALKQEMGTLKKSYELKQKEDNSQEITALKQELEIVKKSYELKGKEANSQEITALKQELEIVKKSYESKEKEKHKQEITALKQELETVKNSYKSNEKEDHRREIADLKQEMEIAKRLYEQHTLEMKEKATKAQQELEEKLKEAMSLLTESRNRIKELETFIESQSRSWTKKEHIYQIFTEFHLGALRELKFSSQSIRQELVKTQQSYGEEFNQLGAKVTALGHAAANYSALLAENRKLHNEVQELKGNIRVYCRIRPFLRGQKEKQSVVEYIGENGELIIVNPSKQGKEGRRSFKFNKVYNPAATQADVYSDIQPLIQSVLDGYNVCIFAYGQTGSGKTYTMTGPDKATEENWGVNYRALNDIFRISQTRVNTFTYEITVQMMEIYNEQVRDLLSSDGSPRKLGIVSAPQPNGLAVPEASMHTVNKTSDVLNLMDIGLRNRARGSTAMNERSSRSHSVVTIHVRGMDIKSGSSMRSSLHLVDLAGSERVDRSEVTGDRLKEAQHINKSLSALGDVIYSLAQKNAHVPYRNSKLTQVLQTSLGGQAKTLMFVQLNPEVGSHSETTSTLKFAERASRVELGAARSSKEGRDVRDLMEQVGSLKETISQKDNEIEKLQLIKDKKYANTGADGETNSTD